A part of Paenibacillus donghaensis genomic DNA contains:
- a CDS encoding SAM-dependent methyltransferase, whose product MPFFRTLSVRAQEDELMDDFSMGGEELSEALKHLRRLNRIFAAPGPTKDGVEKLWQAIGEPTTLSILDVGAGSGDVNHKLLQWADQKGIQLEITLVDMTEEACEEARRLFRNELRVKVQQADLKDLADASADIVTGSQFVHHFDGEQLVDMVSHMRRASRYGVVINDIHRHPVSYTAVWVMTRIISRNRYIRHDGPLSVAKGFKGRDWQELKHKLQSETMTYTWKPLFRYSVVIPNESR is encoded by the coding sequence ATGCCGTTCTTTAGAACGTTGTCGGTCCGGGCGCAGGAAGATGAGCTGATGGATGACTTCTCCATGGGTGGAGAAGAACTGAGCGAAGCACTGAAGCACCTGAGACGGCTGAATCGAATCTTTGCTGCGCCAGGTCCCACCAAGGATGGCGTAGAGAAGTTATGGCAAGCAATCGGGGAGCCTACCACCCTCAGCATTCTTGATGTGGGCGCAGGCTCGGGTGACGTGAATCATAAGCTGCTGCAATGGGCCGATCAGAAGGGAATTCAGCTGGAGATTACGCTTGTTGACATGACGGAAGAAGCCTGCGAGGAAGCCAGGCGTCTATTCCGTAATGAACTCAGAGTGAAGGTTCAGCAGGCGGATCTCAAAGATTTGGCGGATGCCTCTGCTGATATCGTGACAGGTTCCCAGTTCGTTCATCATTTTGACGGAGAACAGCTGGTCGATATGGTGTCCCATATGCGGAGAGCTTCCAGATACGGCGTGGTGATCAACGATATTCACCGGCATCCGGTATCTTATACGGCGGTCTGGGTTATGACGCGGATCATCTCGCGCAACCGGTATATCCGGCATGACGGACCGCTGTCGGTGGCCAAGGGTTTTAAGGGCAGGGACTGGCAAGAATTAAAGCATAAGCTTCAATCTGAAACGATGACTTATACGTGGAAACCGCTGTTTCGCTATTCGGTTGTGATTCCTAACGAAAGCAGGTGA
- a CDS encoding type III polyketide synthase has product MNLLNSNSEAAILGIGTALPVHSIAQSDVAQLIASSLQDHPDLARFARRIFKSCGVETRYTCDDSYLGSAEGCRYLLSGDQSSIPTTEERMKKYQQEALPLGLAAAEKALSDAGQSPGDITHLITVSCTGQYLPGLDVMLIRQLGLSPRVNRLPLIFQGCAAGLKAIQMARDVVQGAPGSRVLVVCVELCTLHFQPAKEREALFAASFFGDGASACVIGAPESRHHHYLSLGSGYSVLLPDSTEDMTWEVGNTGYDLYLSPRIPKLLGTHLESELGVLLGNDKLPELWAIHPGGRGIVDSVQNVMNLSDQQTGYSREILRTAGNLSSVTIMFVLQAMRLDMKAQEGALKEGVAMAFGPGLTAELMRFTYVPAYSPSVKEQDHAVL; this is encoded by the coding sequence ATGAACCTGCTGAACAGTAACTCCGAGGCGGCGATTCTGGGAATTGGAACGGCCTTGCCCGTCCATTCAATTGCACAGTCAGACGTTGCGCAGTTGATTGCTTCCTCCCTGCAAGACCACCCGGATCTGGCCCGCTTCGCCAGAAGAATCTTCAAATCCTGCGGAGTTGAAACGCGTTATACCTGTGATGACAGCTACTTGGGTTCTGCAGAGGGCTGCCGCTATTTGCTTTCGGGAGACCAGTCAAGCATCCCGACAACCGAGGAGCGGATGAAGAAATATCAACAAGAGGCGCTTCCGCTGGGACTAGCGGCGGCTGAGAAGGCCTTAAGTGATGCGGGGCAGTCTCCCGGAGACATCACCCATCTGATTACCGTCAGCTGTACAGGCCAATACTTGCCGGGATTGGATGTCATGCTGATCAGGCAGTTGGGGCTGTCGCCGCGCGTGAATCGGCTCCCGCTAATTTTTCAGGGCTGTGCCGCCGGCTTGAAGGCTATCCAAATGGCGCGGGATGTCGTCCAGGGCGCCCCAGGCTCCAGGGTGCTGGTCGTCTGTGTCGAGCTGTGTACGCTTCATTTCCAACCCGCTAAGGAAAGAGAAGCGTTATTTGCGGCTTCCTTCTTCGGCGATGGGGCATCTGCTTGTGTGATCGGGGCTCCGGAATCCCGCCACCACCACTATTTGAGCCTGGGTTCGGGCTACTCTGTACTGCTGCCGGATTCAACGGAGGATATGACATGGGAGGTGGGCAATACCGGTTATGATCTGTATTTATCCCCACGGATTCCGAAGCTGCTCGGAACTCACCTGGAATCAGAGCTTGGGGTGCTGCTTGGAAACGACAAGCTTCCTGAGCTATGGGCGATACATCCAGGCGGACGGGGTATTGTCGATTCGGTGCAGAACGTAATGAACTTGAGCGATCAACAGACTGGGTACAGCAGGGAGATTTTAAGAACAGCAGGCAATCTGTCCTCCGTTACCATCATGTTCGTGCTGCAGGCGATGCGTCTGGACATGAAAGCTCAGGAGGGGGCATTAAAGGAAGGTGTAGCGATGGCGTTTGGACCCGGTTTGACAGCGGAGCTGATGCGCTTCACCTATGTTCCGGCGTATTCTCCGTCTGTTAAGGAGCAGGACCATGCCGTTCTTTAG
- a CDS encoding cysteine hydrolase family protein, with the protein MNTDKHTALLLIDVQEAMFSYPGIRLYDEAGVMKRIIALLGKARRNGVPVVYIQHTEDQEYTKGTPTWQISARIAPQAGDLIVEKPTWDAFHQTVLHEELQRRGIKRLVIAGMQSEFCLDTTCRRAYSLGYESILVEDAHSTFDNAYLSGRILCCTITRFSADGLSSCVRRTRWSSRRSYRSDPYNTKNPIPEMGSDSFVLAIKLLEMAAWDTLIILNRIDVGYSCGRSANGPLFQSLRRPLPLFHNQSVLSAG; encoded by the coding sequence TTGAATACGGATAAACACACCGCACTGCTCTTAATAGATGTACAAGAAGCCATGTTCTCCTATCCTGGTATCCGCTTATATGATGAGGCTGGAGTGATGAAGCGGATCATCGCCCTGCTGGGCAAAGCACGCCGGAACGGGGTGCCGGTAGTCTATATCCAGCATACAGAGGATCAGGAATATACCAAAGGAACCCCCACCTGGCAGATCAGCGCGCGGATCGCACCGCAAGCGGGTGATTTGATTGTCGAGAAGCCTACCTGGGATGCTTTTCACCAGACGGTATTGCATGAGGAGCTGCAGCGCAGAGGCATTAAACGGCTGGTCATCGCCGGAATGCAGAGTGAATTCTGCCTCGATACCACCTGCAGACGCGCTTACAGTTTGGGGTATGAGAGCATCCTGGTCGAGGATGCCCACAGCACCTTTGACAATGCCTATCTCAGCGGGAGGATATTGTGCTGCACCATAACGCGATTCTCGGCGGACGGTTTGTCCAGCTGTGTGCGGCGGACGAGGTGGAGTTCGAGACGGTCGTATAGAAGCGACCCGTATAATACAAAGAATCCGATCCCGGAAATGGGATCGGATTCTTTTGTGCTGGCAATTAAGTTACTTGAAATGGCTGCTTGGGACACCCTTATAATTTTGAACAGGATCGATGTAGGCTATAGCTGTGGACGCTCCGCGAACGGACCGTTGTTCCAATCGTTGAGGCGACCGCTGCCGCTTTTCCACAATCAGTCCGTCCTCTCCGCTGGTTAA
- the deoD gene encoding purine-nucleoside phosphorylase yields the protein MSIHIGAQAGEIAETILLPGDPLRAKYIAETFLEDAVCYNQVRGMFGFTGTYKGKRISVQGTGMGIPSISIYATELIRDYGVKQLIRVGTCGGIQDDIKVRDVIIAMTASTDSNVNRLRFPGFDYAPHADFGLLRHAYEAGVSNNLSIKVGNVLTADTFYRDSMEPVKKLAAHGVLGIEMETAALYTIASSFGAKALSILTVSDHLFSGEADTTAEERQTTFNHMIEMALEAGIQE from the coding sequence ATGAGTATTCATATTGGTGCACAAGCCGGTGAAATTGCCGAAACGATCCTGTTGCCAGGTGACCCCCTGCGCGCAAAGTATATCGCGGAAACCTTTCTGGAGGATGCCGTTTGCTACAACCAGGTCAGAGGAATGTTCGGATTTACAGGTACATACAAAGGCAAACGGATCTCCGTACAAGGAACCGGCATGGGGATTCCCTCCATCTCAATCTATGCGACTGAGCTGATCCGGGATTATGGAGTGAAGCAATTGATCCGTGTCGGAACCTGTGGCGGCATTCAGGACGATATTAAGGTGCGTGACGTGATTATTGCCATGACGGCAAGTACGGATTCCAATGTTAACCGGCTGCGTTTTCCAGGCTTTGATTATGCCCCTCATGCCGATTTTGGGCTGTTGAGACATGCCTATGAGGCGGGCGTGAGCAATAACCTGTCGATCAAGGTAGGTAATGTGCTTACAGCAGATACGTTCTACCGGGACAGCATGGAGCCTGTGAAGAAGCTGGCCGCTCATGGTGTGCTGGGTATCGAGATGGAAACTGCCGCCCTCTATACGATTGCTTCCTCTTTTGGTGCCAAAGCCTTGTCGATTCTGACCGTCAGCGACCACTTGTTCAGCGGTGAAGCAGATACTACGGCAGAGGAACGGCAGACTACCTTTAACCACATGATCGAGATGGCGCTGGAAGCAGGCATTCAGGAGTAA
- a CDS encoding MFS transporter, whose protein sequence is MAQLTQTEVEMTRFKRRLYGIKRRMAALTPGWKGACAGIGLTALVLFLFQAYYILEFRSIGEKLLGTALLLAAFLLVSGLLAAMFHLIKKLPTRYVWIALASMLMILFCFIAAMLIGILIWLAVLVVCSGLGALVYRWSAGKYREARFRSRAVALVLALFMLLMGLTGGYWLLSNGSTEQPVGYLLQELKTAERYASDLANPASKGTYKIGKITYGSADGYRKEFNQENSLVTEPVNGSAFVDNWSSLRKSTFGFGSDRMPLNGHVSYPEGDGPFPLVISVHGNHDATDYSDTGYEYLGELLASRGYIFISIDENFLNSSPYDDLMLLNTLEAENPARGWLMLEHLKVWEQWNTSPGNPFYEKVDMNQLALLGHSRGGEAITSAAAFNRMSAYPEDGNIKFDYGFNIRSIISIAGTDGQYKPAGQPTYLKNLNFLALQGAHDMDVSSFSAASQYNRLSFAKDSDFFKSSVYIYGANHGQFNTTWGDKDSIGLNNKLYNIAQLMPPNEQQQVAQVLISAFLDATLKGADEYRAVFADLGYAREWLPNTMYVSNYMDSQTTLLSNYQEDVDPGSSSLPGGEWTGEHLEQWSEQQVEMKYGPELYRAVQLGWDQATAGGGVPAYTLRLPDNQVGAGSDSLIVFDMADQNESGEPALIDMNVALEDTQGHVATVALSKVSYLLPMVTGNLLKFPFTSFTPTKEPVFQSFAIPVSEFVAANPEFDPSEWRSLSFRFELTPAGTVLLREVGIREPVKE, encoded by the coding sequence GTGGCACAATTGACCCAAACTGAAGTGGAAATGACCAGATTCAAACGAAGGCTGTACGGTATCAAGAGGAGGATGGCAGCCCTCACTCCCGGCTGGAAAGGAGCTTGTGCCGGTATTGGTTTGACTGCACTGGTGCTGTTTCTCTTTCAAGCTTATTACATACTGGAGTTCCGCAGTATCGGGGAGAAATTACTTGGAACTGCGCTATTGCTAGCAGCGTTTCTGCTAGTATCTGGATTGCTCGCTGCAATGTTTCATCTTATTAAGAAACTGCCGACACGTTATGTCTGGATAGCTCTTGCATCGATGCTGATGATTCTATTCTGTTTCATCGCTGCGATGCTGATCGGGATTCTTATTTGGTTGGCAGTTCTTGTAGTGTGTTCTGGATTGGGGGCATTGGTCTACCGCTGGTCTGCGGGTAAATACCGTGAGGCCAGATTCAGATCCAGAGCGGTTGCCCTCGTGCTGGCCTTATTCATGCTGCTTATGGGATTGACCGGTGGATATTGGTTATTGTCGAACGGCTCTACCGAACAGCCTGTCGGCTACCTGCTGCAAGAGCTGAAGACAGCGGAGCGCTACGCCAGTGATCTGGCCAATCCGGCTTCTAAAGGAACGTACAAGATAGGCAAGATCACTTATGGCAGTGCAGACGGCTACAGGAAGGAATTTAATCAGGAGAACTCCCTGGTCACAGAACCGGTCAACGGCTCTGCTTTTGTAGACAACTGGTCCTCTCTGCGCAAATCAACCTTCGGATTCGGCTCGGACCGGATGCCTCTTAATGGTCATGTCTCGTATCCTGAAGGTGACGGGCCATTTCCTCTCGTAATCTCCGTTCATGGGAATCATGATGCGACAGATTATTCAGATACTGGGTACGAGTACTTAGGGGAACTGCTTGCCAGCCGGGGATATATCTTTATTTCGATTGATGAGAATTTCCTCAATTCCTCACCGTATGACGATCTGATGCTGCTGAATACGCTAGAAGCTGAGAATCCGGCCAGAGGCTGGTTGATGCTTGAACATCTGAAGGTGTGGGAGCAGTGGAATACGAGTCCCGGCAATCCTTTTTACGAAAAAGTGGATATGAACCAGCTTGCGCTGCTTGGACACTCGCGGGGAGGAGAAGCGATTACTTCAGCCGCCGCATTTAACAGAATGTCAGCCTACCCTGAAGACGGCAATATCAAATTCGATTACGGCTTCAATATCCGCTCGATCATTTCAATTGCGGGGACAGACGGACAATATAAACCGGCGGGCCAGCCAACGTACTTGAAGAATTTGAACTTTCTGGCGCTGCAAGGCGCACATGACATGGATGTTAGTTCTTTTAGTGCGGCCAGCCAATACAACCGGCTTTCTTTTGCCAAGGACAGTGACTTCTTCAAAAGCTCAGTCTATATCTATGGAGCCAATCATGGTCAATTTAACACGACATGGGGCGACAAAGATAGTATAGGCCTCAACAACAAGCTCTATAATATCGCTCAGCTCATGCCCCCGAATGAGCAGCAACAGGTTGCACAGGTGTTGATTTCAGCTTTTCTGGATGCCACGCTCAAAGGGGCGGATGAGTATCGTGCCGTGTTTGCAGATCTGGGTTATGCGCGGGAATGGCTCCCGAATACGATGTATGTCAGTAATTATATGGATTCACAGACCACGTTGCTTAGCAATTATCAAGAGGACGTAGACCCTGGCAGCTCTTCGCTACCTGGTGGGGAGTGGACCGGAGAACATCTGGAGCAGTGGAGTGAGCAGCAGGTGGAGATGAAGTATGGCCCGGAACTGTACCGTGCGGTGCAACTGGGCTGGGATCAAGCTACTGCCGGCGGCGGTGTTCCAGCTTATACCCTTCGTTTGCCGGATAATCAGGTGGGTGCGGGGAGCGACAGCCTGATCGTTTTTGATATGGCTGACCAGAATGAGTCCGGCGAACCAGCTCTGATCGATATGAACGTTGCCCTAGAGGATACACAAGGTCATGTGGCAACCGTAGCACTGAGCAAAGTGTCCTACCTGCTGCCGATGGTGACTGGGAATCTGCTGAAATTTCCCTTTACCTCTTTTACACCGACGAAAGAACCTGTGTTTCAGAGCTTTGCTATACCCGTGTCCGAATTTGTAGCCGCGAATCCCGAGTTTGATCCAAGCGAATGGCGTTCGCTCAGCTTCAGGTTTGAGCTAACGCCAGCAGGAACCGTTCTGCTCAGAGAAGTTGGCATTCGTGAGCCTGTTAAAGAGTGA
- a CDS encoding DinB family protein: MQTLFQYNWIVRDEWYHWCENLSEQELLKPRSGGVGSILKTLFHIADVEWSWIQSIQGKPDFQEDFEGYRSLAKVRALDARFRADIEPFVRGWDESLERRIYTQQRMDGSMEDLAWGEVMRHALAHEIHHVGQLSVWAREVGKTPVSANLIGRGLADSLPGRKA, encoded by the coding sequence ATGCAGACGCTGTTTCAATACAACTGGATCGTCAGGGATGAGTGGTACCATTGGTGTGAGAATCTGTCGGAGCAGGAGCTGCTGAAGCCACGTTCCGGCGGGGTGGGCAGTATACTGAAGACCTTGTTCCATATCGCCGACGTGGAGTGGAGCTGGATTCAATCCATTCAGGGCAAACCAGATTTCCAGGAGGACTTCGAAGGCTATCGCAGCCTCGCCAAAGTGCGTGCGCTGGATGCCCGTTTCCGGGCGGATATCGAGCCGTTTGTACGGGGCTGGGATGAATCACTGGAGCGTAGAATTTATACGCAGCAACGCATGGACGGAAGTATGGAGGACTTGGCCTGGGGCGAAGTCATGCGGCATGCCCTTGCCCATGAGATCCATCATGTTGGCCAACTGTCCGTCTGGGCAAGAGAGGTGGGCAAAACCCCGGTCTCGGCCAATCTGATTGGCCGGGGACTGGCAGACAGCCTGCCCGGGAGAAAAGCGTAA
- a CDS encoding NUDIX hydrolase, with product MTAVIDKVAWICIRDQRVLVARSRGKELYYLPGGKRESGESDTDTLVREVAEELSVRIKRETVSYIGVFTAEANGKADGIQVKMSCYSAEYEGELQAAAEIEEWAWFSYDERDRVSEVSRVILEKLHELELLS from the coding sequence ATGACCGCTGTCATCGATAAGGTCGCTTGGATCTGTATCCGCGATCAGCGGGTACTGGTCGCTCGTTCCCGCGGCAAAGAGCTGTATTACCTGCCCGGCGGTAAGAGGGAATCCGGCGAGTCGGATACCGACACGCTGGTGCGCGAGGTCGCCGAGGAGCTGTCGGTGCGGATCAAGCGGGAAACCGTGTCGTACATAGGTGTGTTCACCGCGGAGGCTAATGGCAAAGCGGATGGTATCCAGGTGAAGATGTCCTGTTATTCGGCGGAATATGAAGGTGAACTGCAGGCAGCGGCCGAAATCGAAGAGTGGGCATGGTTCTCCTATGATGAGCGTGACCGGGTATCTGAAGTCAGCCGGGTGATCCTGGAGAAGCTGCATGAACTGGAGCTGCTGTCGTAA
- a CDS encoding DMT family transporter, giving the protein MVMGLLLAMIAGALVSLQNIFNSNVNQRTGAWSATTLVLGMGFVASFTISLIVEGRATFALQNMQPWYWISGLIGVGVVICLMQSMRMLTPTYAISIVMASQIGFALLFDSLGWLGLEKVPFTFNQLLGVLVIIGGIFVFKLGGSRQAKLNTKPAGESL; this is encoded by the coding sequence ATGGTTATGGGATTACTATTGGCGATGATCGCTGGAGCGCTCGTCAGTCTGCAAAATATATTTAACAGCAATGTCAATCAGCGCACAGGGGCGTGGTCGGCTACAACACTTGTGCTGGGCATGGGGTTTGTCGCTTCCTTTACGATCAGCCTGATCGTGGAGGGCAGAGCTACGTTTGCGCTGCAGAATATGCAGCCATGGTACTGGATCAGCGGTCTGATCGGTGTCGGCGTCGTGATCTGCCTGATGCAGTCGATGCGGATGCTGACTCCCACGTATGCCATTTCCATCGTAATGGCTTCACAGATCGGGTTCGCACTCTTGTTCGATTCCCTGGGCTGGCTGGGGCTGGAAAAGGTTCCGTTCACGTTTAATCAGCTGCTTGGCGTGCTGGTGATCATCGGCGGCATCTTCGTATTCAAGCTGGGTGGAAGCCGCCAGGCGAAGCTGAATACGAAGCCTGCGGGAGAATCCCTATGA